The Bradyrhizobium sp. LLZ17 genomic sequence CGACTTCATCACGATGCGCACGACGGGATGGCCGGCTGCCTCGATGGCGGCGAGCGCCGAGTCATGGGCGGCGTCCGCCTCGCCCTCGGTGCGGATGTCGATGAAGAAGCGGTCGTTGCCGTAAAGCGAGGGGGCGCCCAGCGGCTCGCCGGCAATCGGAATCAGGCCCTTGCCCTCCTTGCCGGTCGATTCCGCGATGAGCTGCTCGGCCCATGCGCCGAAATCGGCGATCTTCTTCGACGACAGGATCGTCACCTTGTCGCGGCCCTCGAGGCCGGCGAGGCCCATGGCAAGCCCGAGCTGCACGCCCGGATTTTCCGACGGCGGCACGTCCGGCCCGCAGGAGCGGGCCATCGAGAGCGCGTGCCTGATCAGGGTCTTGACGTCGATGCCGGCCGTTGCCGCCGGCACCAGGCCGAACGGCGATAGCACCGAATAGCGTCCGCCGATCGAGGGCTCGCCGTGGAAGATGCGGGCATAGTTCAGCTTCTTCGCGGCTTTCTCCAGCGACGAGCCGGGATCGGTCACCGCGATGAAGCGATAACCGGTCCTGACCTTCGGGCCGACCGCCTGCGCGACGCGCTCGTGGAAATAGTCCTTCATGGCGTTCGGCTCGGTGGTGCCGCCGGACTTGCTGGAGACGATAAACACGGTGTTGGCGATGTCGATCTTGGCCTCCATCGCCCGTACCTGCGCCGGATCGGTGGAATCCAGCACGTGCAGCTTCGGGAAGCCGGACTTGCGCGCGAAGGTCTCGGCCAGCACCTCGGGTCCGAGGCTCGATCCGCCCATCCCGAGCACGACCGCGTCGGAGAATTTCTGGCCCTTCACGCGGTTGGCGTAATCTTCGTAATCGGCGAGGTCGGCCTTGGCCGCGCTGTCGAGCCAGCCCAGCCATTTGTCCTCGTCCGTCCCGGTCCAGACCGACTTGTCGCGTTGCCACAGCCGGCGGATCTTTGCGGATGTCCGCCATTCCTCGGTGCTCTTGGCCACAGCTTTGCCGAGCCCGTCGCCGAGCGAGAGCTGCTGGCGGTCGATCGCGGGCCCCAGCACGGTGGCGCGCTTGTGGGCGACCGCGCCGTAGAGCTTGTCGGCGGCATCGGCGAACTGCTTGACGCCGTCCTTGACGAGCTCCTCGGTGATCGCGTCGAGCGAAACCCCGGAACGCTCCAGCTCTTCCAGCACGCGGCGGGCGTCGTCGACGTTCTCCTCCAGACTGTCGCGCGGCTTGCCGTGGTCGCGGAACGCATCCAGCGTCGCCGGTGGCATCGTGTTGATGGTGTCGGGGCCGATCAATTCCTCGACATAGAGGACGTCGCTGTAATCCTTGTTCTTGGTGCCGGTCGACGCCCACAGCATGCGCTGCGGCTTGGCGCCTTTGGCCGCCAGCTTGTCCCAGCGCGGGCCCGAGAACAGGCGCTTGTAGTCCTGATAGGCGACCTTGGCATTGGCGATCGCGACCTTGCCCTTGAGCGCGGCTAGCCGCTCCTTTTCGCTCGGATCGTTGGCGCGCGCGATCTTCTCGTCGAGCTGCTTGTCCACCACGGAGTCGATGCGGCTGACGAAGAAGCTCGCCACGCTCGCGACATGCGAGGGATCGCCGCCACCCGCGACATGTTTTTCCAGCCCGGCGAGATAGGCCTCGGCGACCTCGAGATAGACCGCCTTCGAGAACAGCAGCGTGATGTTGATGCTGATGCCGTCGCCGATCAGCGTTTCGATCGCCGGCAGGCCCTCCGGCGTCGCCGGCACCTTCACCATCAGGTTCTTGCGGTTGACGTCCTTCCAGAGCCGGCGCGCCTCCGCGATCGAGCCGGCGGTGTCCATCGCCAGATAGGGCGAGACCTCCAGGCTGACATAGCCGTCGCCTCCCTTGAGCCTGTCATAGACCGGGCGGAGCACGTCGGCGGCGTGCTGGATGTCCTCGACGGCGACGGCTTCGAACAGGTCGGCGACGGTGCGGTCGCCGCGCTTCAACGCCTTGCCGATCGGGGCGTCGTATTCGTCCGAGCTGCCGATCGCCTTCTCGAAAATCGACGGGTTCGAGGTGACGCCCTTGACGCCGTCGGTGTCGATCAGCCGCTTCAAATCGCCCTTGGCGATGAAGCCGCGGGCCAGGAAGTCCAGCCAGACGGCTTGTCCGTGCTTTTCCAGTTCTTTGACGGGATTCATGAGGTTTATTTATCTCCAAGCCTGCGGGCGAGGGGTTTCCGCGCCGGTCCTGACGCGCTATCCTGTAGCTTACATGCTCCCGGGAGGGAACCAATCAAGGGCATTGGCGTCATAGTCTCAGTCTAACTCCGTCGCGATCATGACGATCCAGGCGGCGGCGGTGGATTGGCATTATTAAACTTATTGTCCATGACGGTTCGGCCCAGGTGCTGTTGCATAGTCTTGCGTCGTTTTAGCTGTCGCGTCGCGGAGTGTCGCCAGGGGAGTCCGGTCCCGCTTGAGGCAACATTGGCTCGGTCGCGAATGGCCATGCTGGGGGAAAGCATGCACGCAATTCCTGATGGTGCGGCGCTCGCCGTCGCCGACAATTCGCATTCGGTCGCTGCGGCGATGGGCATCGATGCATTTCACGATCTCGAAATCGGTCAATGCGCCACGCGCCTGCGGCTGCTGGTCGCGGTCAGCTTTGCGATGACGCTGCTCTGCGCAAGCCTTGTCTTGAATTCAAGCCTCGCCCTGGATTGGTGGGGAGGCATCGGCGACTACGACAGGGCGATCGGCTATGCCGGCGTCGCGGTGTTGGGTCCGATCACCTGCTGGCTGATCTGGATGCTGCCGGCCGAGCGGGGACCGGTCGTGATCGTCACCTCCGACGGCATCCGTGATCTCCGGATCGGTAATGAATTTCTGCTGTGGGATTCAATTGCGGATGTTTCGGCTGAGAAATGCCGCGGCCACAAGGCGATTGTGCTGCCGCCGACGCCGGCCTTGCAGCGGCAGCTTCGCTGGATCCGCGCCGCCTCGCGCAGGACGCAGGCAGACCGCATCGTCATTCGCTCAGAGGGGCTGGCGACGGATTTCGACACTTTGCTGCGCGCCTGCCGCGACTGTCATGCTGCCAGTGATCCACGCACCGCATTGCGGCGAGACCGCGATCACGGCGTGCAAAGCCTGGCCGCACAAACGTCATAAAGCTGCCGCCGGTCGGCTTCTATGCTGCGCTGCCGGATGGGCCTGTACCCGGTAACGCCCGGATGTTGCGGCGAGGCGACATTTGCTGGAAATTAGCAATTGCGGATATAGATTCGCATAAATAACAGGCAGGTGCCTGTTCGTAACTCACCCGATGCCTACGTTGTGCGTTGCGTGGTGAAGGCCTGCGGGTGTCGAATGATCGTCATGTGCTCACGCTGATTCGAGAGTGGCGCTAGGGAACGGTCCGGTCGCTGCTTTAGTTTCAGTTGTGTAGCGGAACTCACGCGGAGAGGGATCATGTACAACGATTCTCTATTCAACGCTTTCGCAAAGTCGTTCGAGGCGAGAAGCCAGCACGACATGTCGATGGCGGAATACCTGGAATCGTGTCGAAGCGATCCCATGAAATACGCGAACGCGGCCGAACGACTATTAGCGGCGATCGGTGAGCCCCAGACGATTGACACGGCCAAGGACCCACGCCTTGGCCGTATCTTTTTGAATCGCACCATCCGCACCTATCCGGCCTTCGCCGGCTTCTACGGCATGGAAGAAACCATCGAGCGCATCGTCGGTTTCTTCCGTCACGCGGCGCAGGGGCTCGAAGAGCGCAAGCAGATCCTCTATCTGCTCGGCCCGGTCGGCGGCGGCAAATCCTCGCTCGCCGAGCGGCTGAAATCGCTGATGGAAGTGCATCCGATCTACGTGCTCAAAGCCGGTGACGAACTCAGCCCAGTGTTCGAAAGCCCGCTCAGCCTGTTCGATCCCGAGCAGCTCGGCCCGATGCTGGAAGAGAAATACGGCATTCCGCGCCGTCGTCTCACCGGCCTGATGAGTCCGTGGTGCTACAAGCGCCTCGAGGCCTTCGGCGGCGACATTTCCCAGTTTCGTGTCGCAAAGATCCAGCCGTCGCGACTGCGTCAGATCGCCATCGCCAAGACCGAGCCTGGTGACGAGAACAACCAGGACATCTCCTCGCTGGTCGGTAAGGTCGACATCCGCAAGCTCGAGACCTACGCCCAGAACGATCCCGACGCCTACAGCTATTCCGGCGGCCTCAATCGCGCCAACCAGGGCGTGCTCGAGTTCGTCGAGATGTTCAAGGCCCCCATCAAGATGCTGCACCCGCTGCTCACCGCAACGCAGGAAGGCAACTATATCGGCACCGAGAATATCGGCGCGATCCCGTTCACCGGCGTCATCCTCGCCCACTCCAACGAGGCGGAGTGGTCGAGCTTCAAGGCCAACAAGAACAACGAGGCCTTCATCGACCGCATCTGCGTGATCAAGGTGCCGTACTGCCTGCGGGTCACGGAGGAGCAGAAGATCTACGAGAAGCTGATCCAGGGCTCCGAGCTCGCGGCCGCGCCGTGCGCACCCTCGACGCTGGAGACGCTGGCGCGGTTCTCGGTGATGTCGCGCCTGCGCAAGCACGAGAACTCCACCGTGTTCGCCAAGATGCGGGTTTACGACGGCGAGAGCCTGAAGGAATCCGATCCGAAGGCGCGCAGCGTGCAGGAATACCGCGACGCCGCCGGCGTCGACGAGGGCATGGACGGCGTGTCCACCCGCTTTGCCTTCAAGATCCTGGCTGCGACCTTCAACCACGATCCGCAGGAAGTCGCCGCCGATGCCGTGCACCTGATGTACGCGCTGGAGCAGTCGATCAAGCGCGAGCAACTGCCCGAGGAAGTCGAGAAGCGCTACCTCGAATTCATCAAGGCGGACCTCGCGCCGCGCTATGCCGAGTTCATCGGCAACGAGATCCAGAAGGCTTATCTCGAATCCTACTCGGATTATGGCCAGAACCTGTTCGACCGTTACGTCGACTACGCCGATGCCTGGATCGAGGACCAGGACTTCAAGGATGCCGACACCGGCCAGCTGCTTGATCGCGAGCTTTTGAACCAGGAGCTGACCAAGATCGAGAAGCCGGCGGGCATCGCCAACCCGAAGGATTTCCGCAACGAGGTGGTCAAATTCTCGTTACGGTCCCGAGCCCAGAACGGCGGCAAGAATCCGACCTGGATCTCCTACGAGAAGATTCGCGATGTGATCGAAAAGCGGATATTCTCCCAGGTCGAGGACCTGCTTCCAGTCATCTCGTTCGGGTCGAAGAAGGACGGCGAGACGGAGAAGAAGCACGGCGAGTTTGTCGCACGCATGGTGGAGCGCGGCTACACCGAGCGTCAGGTTCGCCGGCTGGTCGAATGGTACATGCGCGTGAAGCAAGCCGGTTGAGGCGGATGAGAAAGTGGCCATTCACATCATTGACAGGCGCCTGAATCCAGGCGGCAAGAGTCTTGAGAACCGCCAGCGGTTCTTGCGTCGGGCCAAGTCCCTGGTGCAGGGCGCCGTCAAGAAGACCTCGCAGGAACGCGACATCAAGGACGTCCTGGAGGGTGGTGAGGTCACGATCCCGCTGGACGGCATGCACGAGCCGCGGTTCCGCCGTGAAGGCGGGACGCGCGACATGGTGCTGCCCGGCAACAAGAAGTTTATCGAGGGCGACTACCTGCAGCGCTCCGGCCAGGGCAACGCCAAGGATTCCGGTCCCGGCGAAGGCGACAGCGAGGACGCCTTCCGCTTCGTGCTGAGCCGCGACGAATTCGTCGATCTCTTCCTCGACGATCTCGAGTTGCCGGATCTCGCCAAGCGCAAGATCGCGCAGACCGAGAGCGACGGTCTGCAGCGCGCCGGCTACACCACCTCCGGCTCGCCCGCCAACATCTCGGTCAGCCGGACGGTCCGGCTCGCGCTGGCGCGCCGGATCGCGCTCAAGCGTCCCCGCAAGGACGAGATCGAAGACCTGGAGGCCGCCATCGCGGCTTGTACGGACGAGGACGAGCGCATTGAGCTGCTCGCCCAGCTCGAAAAGCTGAAGGCCAAGACCAAGCGCATTCCCTTCATCGATCCGCTCGACATCCGCTATCGCCGCTTCGAGACGGTCCCCAAGCCGGTCGCGCAGGCCGTGATGTTCTGCCTGATGGACGTCTCCGGCTCGATGTCCGAGCACATGAAGGATTTGGCAAAGCGCTTCTACATGCTGCTCTACGTGTTCCTGAAGCGGCGCTACAAGCACGTCGAGATCGTCTTCATCCGTCATACCGACCGCGCCGAGGAGGTCGACGAGCAGACCTTCTTCTATGGTCCGGCCTCGGGCGGCACGCTGGTCTCCAGCGCGCTTCAGGCGATGCACGAGATCGTGCGCGAGCGCTTCAATCCGTCGGACTGGAACATCTATGCGGCGCAGGCCTCCGACGGCGACAATTCCTATTCCGATGGCGAGCTCGCGGGCATGCTGCTGACCGACAAGATCCTGCCGGTCTGCCAGTTCTTTGCCTATCTCGAGGTCGGCGAGGCCGGCGGCAGCGCCTTCGATCTCTCCGACTCCTCGCTCTGGACCCTCTACGAGCGCCTGCGCAACAGCGGCGCACCGCTCTCGATGCGCAAGGTCAGCGAGCGCAGCGAGATCTTCCCGGTGTTCCATGACCTGTTCCAGCGCCGCGAAACCCAGGAGAAGGCCGCTCCATGACGGAACGCTTGTTCGAAGGCGCGGATTGGGATTTTCACACCTTGCAGCGCATCACCGATGCCTGCGAGGAGGTGGCGATCAACGATCTCGGCCTCGACGTCTATCCGAACCAGATCGAGGTCATCACCGCCGAGCAGATGCTGGACGCCTATTCGTCCGTCGGCATGCCGCTGTTCTACAAGCACTGGTCCTTCGGCAAGCACTTTGCCTATCATGAGGCATCCTATCGCAAGGGCCTGATGGGCCTCGCCTATGAGATCGTGATCAACTCCTCGCCCTGCATCTCATATTTGATGGAGGAGAACACGGCGACGATGCAGACGCTGGTGATCGCGCACGCCGCCTTCGGCCACAATCATTTCTTCAAGAACAATTATCTGTTCAAGCAGTGGACCGACGCCGACGGCATCCTCGACTATCTCGACTTCGCCAAGAACTACGTGATGAGCTGCGAGGAGCGCTACGGCCGCGTCGAGGTCGAGCGTACGCTCGACGCCGCGCATGCACTGATGTCGCACGGCATCGACCGCTATCCAGGCAAGAAGAAGCTGGATCTACGCGAGGAAGAGAAGCGGGCCGGCCGCCGTCGCCAGCACGAAGAGGAGGTCTTCAACGATCTCTGGCGCACCGTGCCAAAGGGTGCCTCGAAGACCCGGACCGCAATCTCCCTTGAGCGCCGCCGCAAGCTGCTCGGCCTGCCGCAGGAAAACCTGCTCTATTTCCTGGAGAAAAGCGCGCCCAGGCTCGCACCGTGGCAGCGCGAATTGCTGCGCATCGTCCGCCACATCGCGCAATATTTCTATCCGCAGAGCCAGACCAAGGTGATGAATGAGGGGACGGCGACCTACGTCCACTATCGCATCATGAGCAAGCTGCATCAGCAGGGCCGCATCACCGACGGCAACTTCCTCGAATTCCTGCAATCGCACACCAATGTGGTGTTCCAGCCCGAATTCGACGACCAGCGCTTTTCCGGCTTCAACCCCTATGCGCTCGGCTTTGCCATGATGCAGGACATCGAGCGCATCGTCACCAATCCTGCCGATGAAGATCGTGAATGGTTCCCGGATATCGCCGGGAAGAACGACGTGATGGGCGTGCTGCGCGACGTCTGGGCCAACTATCGCGACGAAAGCTTCATCGCGCAGTTCCTGAGCCCGAAGCTGATGCGGCACTTCCGCATGTTCCATCTGCACGACGATCCCGAGGAGCGCGCCGGCATCCGGGTCGATGCCATTCACGACGACCGCGGTTTTCGCCGCGTCCGGCGCGAATTGGCGCGACAGCATGACGTCGGCTACATCGATGCCAACATCGAGGTGGTCGATGTTGACCTCTCCGGCGACCGCCGGCTGATCCTGCACCACCGCGTCATCAAGGGCTCGCAGCTCAACGAGACCGACGCCAAGCGGGTGCTGCAGCATCTCGCCGATCTCTGGACCTACGACGTCGCGCTGATCGAGGTCGACGCCAACGACAAGGTGCTGCGCGAATACGTCGTGAGCCCGCGCCCGATCACCGCCGCGGCGTAACGCCGCTGATCATGCGGAGCGATACGGCGAGATGCGTGTCGATGTGCCCTCGCCCCTTGTGGGAGAGGGCAGCGACGCCGGTAGACGCAAGCTCACTGGGGGTGAGGGGTATCTCTCCGCACTTTCATGTGTTGATAGAGACCCCTCATCCGGCGCTTCGCGCCACCTTCTCCCACAAGGGGAGAAGGGAAGGCGTTCGTGCTGCACCACAGAGCTGGTCTATGCGGAACGTTTGGTCGCCTTCTTCTTCGCCTTCGACGCATTCAACTCCACGGCCGCATGGATCAGCGCTTTCAGCGCCTTCTCGTTGATCTTCGCGCCCTCCTGAAAATCGATCGCGCGCCGCACATTTCCCTCGAGGCTGGAATTGAACAGGCCGGCGGGATCTTGCAGCGCCGCGCCCTTGGCAAACGTCAACTTCACGACGGACTTGTAGGTCTCGCCGGTGCAGATGATGCCGTCGTGCTCCCATACGGGAACGCCGCGCCACTTCCATTCCTCGACCACATCTGGGTCGGCCTCCCTGATCAGGCCGCGGATCCGCGCGAGCATCTCGCCGCGCCAGTCGCCGAGCTCCTTGATTCGGCTATCGATCAGTTTTGAGGGCGAAGGCCCATCCGTCTTCGTCGTGCTGCTGCTTTTCGCGGTCACGGCCTTCTTCATGTTCACGCCTCTTGTCGGGCGCCGCGGCGGCGGCCGAGATATGGCAGCGCGAACATGTAGAGCCCGGTCGCAAGCAATGGGATCAATGGGACGAAGGCGAGCAAGCCGATCCACGTCGCCTGGACTTGCAGCGTCAGGGCGACGATGTTGGCGATGACGGCAAGCGTGAAAGCGATCGACAGCCAACGATGGATCTGCCGAATCCACATATTTCCAGTCAATGAAACCTCCTCTTGAGATGATCGAATGAAGGCAGGTGGTCGATCTACTCTGCCCTTGCCAGCAACTCGTCGAGCTTTGCGAAGAACTGCTTCCAGCCGGCATGCGCGCCGCCATAGGCCTGTTTCTGGCTGGGGCGGAAGCCCGCCTGCTCGACACGCAGATGCGTGCCCGCGCTCGTCGGCGTCAGCGTGAACGTCACCACGCTCTTGAGATCGTACGCCGCATCCTCATGCGTGAAATTCCAGGTGTAGGCGAGCGATCGCTGCGGCTCGACGGCGAGGACCTCGCAGTCCAGCACGCCGCCCCACTCGCCGCGAAGATTGAAGCGGTGGCCGACGCTGGGTTTGAAGTCGTTCTTCATCAGCCATTCCTCGATCAGATGCGGCTGGGTCAGCGCGCGCCAGAGCCGCTCCGCCGGGAAGGCGAATTCGCGCTCGATCACGACGGAACGGGTTTCAGTCGCAGCCTCTGTCATTGGTCCATCCTCTTCAGGAGATCGTCGAGCGCATCGAGCCGGTTCTGCCAGAACCCGGCCATCTGGCTGGTCCAGTCGACCAGCGGATCGAGCGCACCGGGTTGTGCGCTGTAATGCGTTTGCCGTCCCTCGTGGCGATCGCGCACGAGGCCAGCCTGCTTCAGCGCGCCGAGATGTTTCGAGACCGCGGGCTGGGAGACGCCGGATCGCGCCGTTAGCGCCCCGACCGTCTGCTCGCCTTCGCGGCAAAGCCGCTCGAAGATCGCCCGCCGGGTCGGGTCGGCGAGCGTCCTGAACAGAAGGTCGGGTGCGGCGGACATGCGGAATCCATAATCGATCAGTTATGGATTATTCATAACCATGGAGTTATAGATGTGTCAAGCACGGTGCGGATATGTCGTGAAGTGGGCCCCACGGACTCCCGAACCTCTCCCGCTTGCGGGAGAGGTCGACGCGTCCGGGCGATGCGAAGCATCGTCCCGCGCGTCGGGTGAGGGTTCTATCCTCTTGGGGGTTCTCGATTGCGGAGACACCCTCGCCCCGACCCTGCCCCGCAAGCGGGGGAGGGAGCACACCGAACTTCACGCGGCCCCTACGGCCGCAAATAAAGATAGCCCTGTGACTGAAGCTCGGCCAGGCGGACCACGCCGCCTTTTTCCGCGCTGACGAAGCCGGGCAGCAGATCCGTCAGCGTGATGTTCTGCGCCTTCATCGTGTTGCCGCAGGCGGCGAGCTCGACGCCGTCCTTGGAGAAATCGCCGATCCGCTTGCTGATGTCGGGATTGGCCTGCGCCCAATGAAACGCCTTCAGCGCCGGCCCGTGGATCACCAGCGCGATGGTGACATGGTCGGGACCGCCGACGCCGTCGATGTGGTTCTGGATGTTGCCGAGCACGAAATTGACCTTCTCGGCGTCGCTGAGATGATAAACGACCTTGAGCTTGTCCGACGGCGCAGCCTCGGTCGCGGCCTGCGCACGCGATGCGGCAAAGGCCGTGCCCAGGGCCGAGATGATGCTCCACAAGATGTTCCGGCGATTCATGGCGATCTCCCTGCATGATCCGGAACAGCGCGAAGCGATTTTCCGGAAAGCTCATGCCTCAACGACAACTGAGCCTGACTCCGCCGGACACATATCATTTGTGGCGCAGCGCGGCGAGTTCCTTGCGGTCGGTCACCAGCGCGGCGCACTCGCTGGCGTCGGTGCGGTCGAGGCGGAAGATCCCGTCGTCGGCGCCTGCGACCAAAGATCGTTCTGCATCTTCATCCGGCTTGTTGTGCTGCCAGACCCTGACCCGCTCGAGCCGCACGATGGCCGACTTGTCGTCCTTCGACAGCGCCACGTCGATGCCGCCGCCCTCGCAGTCGACACCGCAGCCCAGGCGCACCTCGTTGCCTTCCATGGTGAACACCGTGTGGTGACAGGAACCGCTGGAGCCGAAATCGCCCGAACGGTGGCGATATCTGAAGCCGAGCCGGAACGAATTGTGGAGCTGCTTGTCTTCGCCGTCGACTTCCGCCGAGACCAGCAGCTTCATGGAGGCCGCCTTCTGCTTCGGATGTTTCGCCAGATGCTCGGCATCGTAGCGGCGCACGAAGCACGCATAGGCCTTGTCGCCGGGCGTGCCTGCATAGATCCGCGCGTTGAAGCTCTCGGCCTCGGCCTTGCTGGCCTCGCGGACATGATCGGCCTCCTCGGCGCGGGCGACGCCGATGAACGCGGCAAAGGCAAGCGGAAGGACGAGCGCAAGCTTCATGTTCGCACCGTGAACAGCAATTGGGCCTGCCACGTTGGACGGCGCAGGCCGGTCTGCCGTTAGTCGCAGGCGAGGTGCGCTGCGTTCAAGTTCACGCGTGCAGGTCAGGCCAAACCCTCGGCGGCAAAGATTTGCCATTCGCCGGGAATGCCCTTCAGCGCGGTCGTGCCGCGGCTTGCGAAGCGCAGGCCTGAGCCGGCGACGAGATCCTTCACCGTCCCAGAAACCAATACCTCGCCTGCGCCAGCCAGCGCTGCGACACGTGCTCCGATGTGGACGGCCATGCCGCCGACGTCGTCGTCGATCATCTCGCATTCGCCGGTGTGCAGGCCCGCACGGATCTCGATGCCGAGCAACTTGATCTCATCCGAGATCGCGCAAGCGCAGCGGACGCCACGCGCTGGTCCGTCGAATGTCGCCAGAAATCCGTCGCCCGTGGTCTTGACCTCACGGCCCCTGAAGCGCGCGATGTTGCGGCGGATCACGGCGTGATGCTCATCCAGCAATGCGCGCCAGCGGCGATCGCCCAGCGACGCAGCCTTTTCGGTCGAGCCGACGATGTCGGTGAACAGCACCGTGGCAAGCACGCGATCAACCGCTGGAGAGCCACGTGTCCCCGTCAGAAATTCCTCGATCGCGTCGGAAATGTCGTCGGCATTCTCACCGACATAGAACAGGTGGTCGGTGCCGGGAAACTCGGCCAGGCGCGCTCCGGGAATCTTCGCGGCGACATCGCGGCCGCCTTCGACGCGCACGACCTGATCGTCAGTCCGGTGGATGACGAGCGCAGGAACGCGAACCGCCGGCAATACGCCGCCAATTTCGATCTGGCTGTTCATGCGCATCAGGGCCATCACTGCGGAGGGACTCGCACCCAGCCGCTCGTTTCGTCCCCACCAGCGCTGAAACGCGGCGTCATTCGCCCGCGACGGCGCAAATCTCTGGATACTGCCGCCCGTGCCCCAAGCCTTCTCGACATAACCGAAGAACGTCTCTAGCGCCTCCTCGGTGGGAAACCAGTAGGAAAAGCGTGAAAAGCTTCCGTAGAGCACGATCGCCCGGCATCGATGCGGATAAGTGGCCGCATACATGATCGAAAGCGGCGCCCCTTCCGAGATGCCGAGCAGGGCCGCCTGCTCCATGCCGGCCGCGTCCATCACCGCACGCAGATCGTCCATACGCACGTCGAGTCCCGGAAGCTCTGCGACACGATCGGAGCCGCCGGTACCGCGTTTGTCGAAGGTGACGACCCGGGCGTAGCTCGCGAGGCGCGTCAGGAACCGAGCGAAGTCGGGTTGCTCCCAATAGTTCTCGACATTGGATACGAAGCCGGGCACCAGAACCAGGTTGATCGGACCGTCACCGAAGGCCTGGTAGGCGATATGGACGTCTCCACTCCTCGCGTATTGCGTAGCGGGCTGCATACATCGTCCTTTCCTGCCGGAACACCATAGCAAACAAGCGTTACGGGCGGATAGCCGCCACTTCGCCAAAAAGGCGAAGGCGCGCTCGTACGATGAGCGCCTCTAAATCGCGCGCAAATTGGCGTTCGCCGCCTGGCTTGAACTTGTCCAGCACCGCCGAACCTGGGCAGAGCGCGACGGCTCCCACCGAGCTGTCTGGATACTCCGCGCGGTGCCTCAGTCGCAGTTGCACCGGGAAGGTTCAGGCCAATGTCGCGCCCAGCCTTCTGGAACTCGATATCGACGATTGCTTCGATATTGTCCGAGTTCGTCAATGTGATACCCTTCACAGACGAAGGTTTCTCCAAGTCGTAGGCTGGGGCGGCGTCTGGTAAGCTTGTGGAGTCCCGCCGCCATGGGCGAAATTCGCAACTTCAGATCCGGAAATCAGGATGGTCCGCCTCCACACGGTCCAATACCGCGTCGCCTCGCGGCTATCATCGTCGGTGACATCGCTTCCTACAGCCGCCTGATGCAGGCGGACGAGGAGGGCACGCATGTCCGCGTCAAGCGGATCGAGCGGGATCTCATTCAGCCCAGCATCGTCGAGCACCATGGATCGCTGGTGAAGACGACGGGCGATGGCTTCATCGCGATTTTCGATAGTCCTGTCGAGGCCGTCCGGTGCAGCATTGTGATCCAGCAGAATCTCGTAGGCCGCAACGCCTCGCTTCCAAAGGATTCCCGGATCGAATATCGGATCGGCGTCAATCTCGGTGACGTCATCGTGGAGCCGGACGATGTCTACGGTGACGGCGTCAACATCGCCACGCGTATCGAGGGGATTGCCGAGCCCGGCCAAGTCTACATCTCAGGCGCGATCTACGAACAGATCAAGCACAAGGTGGTGTGCGGCTACGAGTCGGTTGGTGACCGCAGGGTCAAGAACATCACCGATCCCGTGCGCATCTATCGC encodes the following:
- a CDS encoding adenylate/guanylate cyclase domain-containing protein; this translates as MQPATQYARSGDVHIAYQAFGDGPINLVLVPGFVSNVENYWEQPDFARFLTRLASYARVVTFDKRGTGGSDRVAELPGLDVRMDDLRAVMDAAGMEQAALLGISEGAPLSIMYAATYPHRCRAIVLYGSFSRFSYWFPTEEALETFFGYVEKAWGTGGSIQRFAPSRANDAAFQRWWGRNERLGASPSAVMALMRMNSQIEIGGVLPAVRVPALVIHRTDDQVVRVEGGRDVAAKIPGARLAEFPGTDHLFYVGENADDISDAIEEFLTGTRGSPAVDRVLATVLFTDIVGSTEKAASLGDRRWRALLDEHHAVIRRNIARFRGREVKTTGDGFLATFDGPARGVRCACAISDEIKLLGIEIRAGLHTGECEMIDDDVGGMAVHIGARVAALAGAGEVLVSGTVKDLVAGSGLRFASRGTTALKGIPGEWQIFAAEGLA
- a CDS encoding SpoVR family protein gives rise to the protein MTERLFEGADWDFHTLQRITDACEEVAINDLGLDVYPNQIEVITAEQMLDAYSSVGMPLFYKHWSFGKHFAYHEASYRKGLMGLAYEIVINSSPCISYLMEENTATMQTLVIAHAAFGHNHFFKNNYLFKQWTDADGILDYLDFAKNYVMSCEERYGRVEVERTLDAAHALMSHGIDRYPGKKKLDLREEEKRAGRRRQHEEEVFNDLWRTVPKGASKTRTAISLERRRKLLGLPQENLLYFLEKSAPRLAPWQRELLRIVRHIAQYFYPQSQTKVMNEGTATYVHYRIMSKLHQQGRITDGNFLEFLQSHTNVVFQPEFDDQRFSGFNPYALGFAMMQDIERIVTNPADEDREWFPDIAGKNDVMGVLRDVWANYRDESFIAQFLSPKLMRHFRMFHLHDDPEERAGIRVDAIHDDRGFRRVRRELARQHDVGYIDANIEVVDVDLSGDRRLILHHRVIKGSQLNETDAKRVLQHLADLWTYDVALIEVDANDKVLREYVVSPRPITAAA
- a CDS encoding SRPBCC domain-containing protein, translating into MTEAATETRSVVIEREFAFPAERLWRALTQPHLIEEWLMKNDFKPSVGHRFNLRGEWGGVLDCEVLAVEPQRSLAYTWNFTHEDAAYDLKSVVTFTLTPTSAGTHLRVEQAGFRPSQKQAYGGAHAGWKQFFAKLDELLARAE
- a CDS encoding DsrE family protein, which codes for MNRRNILWSIISALGTAFAASRAQAATEAAPSDKLKVVYHLSDAEKVNFVLGNIQNHIDGVGGPDHVTIALVIHGPALKAFHWAQANPDISKRIGDFSKDGVELAACGNTMKAQNITLTDLLPGFVSAEKGGVVRLAELQSQGYLYLRP
- a CDS encoding ArsR/SmtB family transcription factor, giving the protein MSAAPDLLFRTLADPTRRAIFERLCREGEQTVGALTARSGVSQPAVSKHLGALKQAGLVRDRHEGRQTHYSAQPGALDPLVDWTSQMAGFWQNRLDALDDLLKRMDQ
- a CDS encoding DUF1801 domain-containing protein, whose protein sequence is MKKAVTAKSSSTTKTDGPSPSKLIDSRIKELGDWRGEMLARIRGLIREADPDVVEEWKWRGVPVWEHDGIICTGETYKSVVKLTFAKGAALQDPAGLFNSSLEGNVRRAIDFQEGAKINEKALKALIHAAVELNASKAKKKATKRSA